From a single Hymenobacter sp. YIM 151500-1 genomic region:
- a CDS encoding carboxypeptidase-like regulatory domain-containing protein: protein MSCYVTRLRVAWVLWLLCAGFCSSCEEDTVDPVRFGRVEGQVLDARTNQPLANTAITTNPATSSFVTDAQGKFSIAQAPEGRVAITAKRADYRQETANVTITEGQTAMVTVLLERSNAATTPPTPIRPNPADKATNQPTDLRLTWSRGPLPSRTDTVRYDVVLYESNSTDRRQLLTNAKDTTVQVSGLKFNTTYYWQVTARTASGGTARADIWSFQTRPMPDNRFLLVREENGNTDIYSSDEAGTNLRRLTTSPFIETAPQLNPNRDRIAYTSNATGLFQLYTMNRDGTDARQISVLPVDGYFNQGIGFRWSPDGAHLIYSSYNKLYRINRDGTGLITLATAPADRHFRECDWTAQGNRIVVQTIGINPYDAELYLLNADGSGMTQLVGNLPGRLDSPSFSIDGRRVVYTRDVDGFNDVGGRQLNAHIFTQNLDGTGLVDVSAGPSTTGVGGKPLGFNDVAPRYSPDGAKIIFVQVNNVPGSTPDIYTAELNGSARTRLFQNGTRPDWR from the coding sequence ATGTCCTGTTATGTTACCCGGCTGCGGGTCGCCTGGGTTTTGTGGCTGCTGTGCGCAGGTTTCTGCTCCTCGTGTGAGGAAGACACCGTTGACCCCGTGCGCTTTGGGCGGGTAGAAGGGCAAGTGCTGGATGCCCGCACCAATCAACCCCTCGCCAACACGGCCATTACCACTAACCCGGCCACCAGCTCTTTTGTCACCGACGCTCAGGGCAAGTTCAGCATTGCGCAAGCCCCCGAAGGCCGCGTTGCCATTACGGCCAAGCGCGCCGACTACCGGCAGGAAACGGCTAACGTCACCATCACGGAAGGCCAAACCGCCATGGTTACGGTATTGCTGGAACGCTCTAACGCGGCAACCACGCCTCCCACGCCCATCCGCCCAAACCCGGCCGACAAAGCCACCAACCAGCCTACCGACCTGCGCCTGACCTGGAGTCGGGGCCCCTTACCCAGCCGCACCGACACCGTGCGCTACGACGTGGTGCTCTACGAGAGCAACTCCACCGACCGCCGCCAGCTGCTAACCAATGCCAAAGACACTACCGTGCAGGTGTCGGGCCTGAAGTTCAACACCACGTACTACTGGCAGGTAACGGCCCGGACCGCCTCGGGCGGCACCGCCCGCGCCGACATCTGGAGCTTCCAGACTCGTCCCATGCCCGACAACCGCTTCCTGCTGGTGCGCGAAGAAAACGGCAACACCGACATCTATTCCTCCGACGAAGCCGGCACCAATCTGCGGCGCCTCACCACCTCGCCATTCATCGAAACTGCCCCGCAGCTCAACCCCAACCGCGACCGGATAGCCTACACCTCCAACGCCACCGGCCTGTTCCAGCTATACACCATGAACCGCGACGGCACCGACGCCCGCCAGATTTCGGTGCTGCCCGTGGATGGCTACTTCAACCAGGGCATCGGCTTCCGTTGGTCGCCGGATGGGGCCCACCTGATTTACAGCAGCTACAACAAGCTCTACCGCATCAACCGCGACGGTACCGGCCTCATTACCCTGGCCACCGCCCCCGCCGACCGCCACTTCCGCGAGTGCGACTGGACGGCCCAGGGCAACCGCATCGTGGTGCAGACCATCGGCATCAACCCCTACGATGCCGAGCTGTACCTGCTGAATGCCGATGGCTCCGGAATGACGCAGCTGGTCGGTAACCTGCCCGGCCGGCTGGATTCGCCCTCCTTCAGCATCGACGGCCGCCGGGTGGTGTACACCCGCGACGTGGATGGCTTCAACGACGTCGGCGGGCGCCAGCTGAACGCCCATATCTTCACGCAGAACCTTGACGGCACCGGCCTGGTGGATGTTTCAGCGGGCCCAAGCACCACGGGGGTAGGAGGGAAGCCGCTGGGCTTCAATGACGTGGCGCCCCGCTACTCTCCCGATGGAGCCAAAATCATCTTCGTGCAAGTAAACAACGTGCCCGGCTCCACCCCCGACATCTACACGGCGGAGCTGAACGGCAGTGCCCGCACCCGCTTGTTTCAAAACGGAACTCGGCCGGACTGGCGCTGA